One Verrucomicrobiota bacterium genomic region harbors:
- a CDS encoding amidohydrolase family protein — protein MSVRLQWELFFMRKIDCHVHLVGDGSSASGCWFRLDTLYHRLQARLMLRGLGIDFKYLKGGLDDVYVETLASLVRTSSLDAVVLLAQDIPYDDMGNALPEKAGFYVPNEYLFDVIEKHPDIFIPAVSIHPGRQDAMEELQRCIDQGARVLKLLPNCLNIDYTEARYIPFWECMEKNEMILLSHTGGEKTLPVMRPEFADPLLLRSPLECGVAVIAAHSAGRSGIFDADYTDTLLKLFKEFPHCYGDNSALCSLNRARTLPKIITKEAMPRLIHGSDYPVPIMGSGPWMNGVLSWKDYRRCRKISNVVERDYQLKRAMGFSEVTFTRMDELLKGGG, from the coding sequence ATGAGCGTACGTTTACAGTGGGAATTATTTTTTATGCGAAAGATTGATTGTCATGTGCACCTTGTCGGAGACGGCTCCTCTGCGAGTGGTTGCTGGTTTCGTTTGGACACGCTTTATCATCGATTACAGGCACGCCTGATGTTGCGGGGACTTGGGATCGATTTCAAATACCTTAAAGGTGGATTGGATGACGTGTACGTTGAGACCTTGGCTAGTCTTGTACGAACGTCGTCTTTGGATGCTGTAGTGCTTTTGGCCCAAGACATTCCCTACGATGATATGGGTAATGCTCTCCCGGAAAAGGCCGGATTTTATGTGCCTAATGAGTACCTGTTTGATGTCATTGAAAAACACCCGGACATTTTTATCCCGGCTGTGTCGATTCATCCCGGACGCCAGGACGCGATGGAAGAGTTGCAGCGTTGTATCGACCAGGGAGCCCGGGTTTTGAAGCTGCTGCCGAATTGCCTGAATATTGATTATACCGAAGCCCGCTACATCCCGTTCTGGGAATGTATGGAAAAGAATGAAATGATTCTATTGTCCCATACGGGAGGTGAGAAAACGTTACCTGTAATGCGTCCGGAGTTCGCAGATCCTTTGCTTTTGCGATCGCCGCTTGAATGCGGGGTTGCAGTGATTGCGGCTCACTCTGCTGGCCGATCAGGAATCTTTGATGCCGATTATACGGATACACTTCTTAAGCTCTTTAAAGAATTCCCACATTGCTATGGCGATAACTCGGCATTGTGTAGCTTGAATCGGGCACGAACACTACCGAAGATCATTACAAAAGAAGCGATGCCCAGGCTGATTCATGGCAGTGATTATCCTGTTCCGATCATGGGATCCGGACCCTGGATGAACGGTGTGCTTTCCTGGAAAGACTACCGCCGCTGTCGTAAGATAAGCAATGTGGTTGAGCGGGATTATCAGCTCAAACGAGCGATGGGCTTTTCGGAGGTTACATTTACGAGGATGGATGAGTTGTTGAAGGGAGGAGGATGA
- a CDS encoding DUF1501 domain-containing protein: protein MGNSQNTFIKSMAHMEYSFSRRDFLMRAGGGAASVALAGMLGFETLSAAAKNPLAPKAGQHKATAKRVIFLFMEGGPSHIDMFDPKPLLNKLHGTTLPKSFKEPVTAMGEQGSPLMGSPRTWKQYGESGLSVSDWCPNIAKHADELAVIRSCQADGLNHVGSVCQMNTGSVVGGRPSLGAWAIYGLGSLNKNLPSFVVLTDGKKLPLGGVRNWGTGFMPATYQGTLFQQGTVPIPNLDPPKGVSDTRQKLKLDLLSNLNRRHAQQNAFDDELEARIESYEMAYRMQADAPEAVDLSQESEATKSMYGLDREVTEPFGKQCLQARRLVERGVRFVQVYSGSGSGWDTHANHEERGQRLCESMDQPVAALLTDLKRRGLLEDTLVVWGGEFGRTPMSEKGNGRDHNPFGFTMWMAGGGIKGGQVIGSTDELGLWAVSEKIHVHDLHASILHALGLDHMNLEFKKGGRLERPTINVGHVVEKLFV, encoded by the coding sequence ATGGGCAACAGTCAAAACACCTTTATAAAATCGATGGCGCATATGGAATATTCTTTTTCGCGCAGGGACTTTCTCATGCGCGCCGGAGGTGGAGCAGCCAGTGTTGCCCTCGCCGGCATGCTCGGATTCGAAACCCTAAGTGCAGCGGCAAAAAATCCACTGGCGCCAAAGGCCGGACAGCATAAAGCAACGGCGAAACGCGTCATATTTCTGTTTATGGAAGGCGGACCGAGTCATATCGATATGTTCGATCCTAAGCCCCTTTTAAATAAACTTCATGGGACCACACTGCCGAAGAGTTTCAAGGAACCGGTCACCGCCATGGGAGAACAAGGATCACCACTGATGGGATCCCCCAGAACCTGGAAACAATATGGCGAGAGTGGACTTTCCGTTTCCGACTGGTGCCCAAACATTGCCAAGCATGCGGATGAATTGGCAGTGATTCGTTCTTGTCAGGCCGATGGCTTAAATCACGTGGGCTCTGTTTGCCAAATGAACACAGGATCCGTGGTGGGTGGCCGTCCCTCACTCGGTGCCTGGGCCATTTACGGTCTTGGTTCACTAAACAAAAACCTACCCTCCTTCGTCGTCTTAACGGACGGAAAGAAACTACCGCTCGGTGGCGTTCGTAACTGGGGCACCGGATTCATGCCGGCAACCTATCAAGGTACTTTATTTCAACAGGGTACGGTACCAATTCCCAATCTGGATCCACCGAAAGGAGTATCGGATACGCGTCAGAAGTTGAAACTGGATCTGCTCTCCAACCTGAATCGAAGGCATGCACAACAAAACGCATTTGATGACGAGCTCGAAGCTAGAATTGAATCTTATGAAATGGCTTACCGTATGCAGGCAGATGCTCCTGAAGCGGTTGATCTTTCACAAGAAAGCGAGGCTACCAAATCGATGTATGGTTTGGACCGAGAAGTTACAGAACCCTTCGGAAAACAATGCTTGCAAGCACGACGCCTGGTTGAAAGAGGTGTGCGCTTTGTCCAGGTCTATAGCGGATCGGGCAGCGGCTGGGACACGCATGCAAATCACGAAGAACGTGGCCAGAGACTCTGTGAGTCCATGGACCAGCCGGTGGCCGCATTATTGACGGATTTAAAAAGGCGTGGACTGCTCGAAGATACGTTAGTCGTTTGGGGTGGAGAATTTGGAAGAACCCCGATGAGTGAAAAAGGAAATGGTCGGGATCACAATCCATTTGGCTTCACCATGTGGATGGCAGGGGGTGGAATAAAAGGAGGCCAGGTCATCGGCTCGACCGACGAACTGGGTCTGTGGGCCGTTTCTGAAAAAATACATGTGCATGATCTGCACGCGTCCATCTTGCATGCCTTGGGTTTGGATCATATGAACCTCGAGTTCAAAAAAGGCGGGCGTCTCGAAAGACCCACTATCAACGTCGGCCACGTAGTGGAAAAGCTATTTGTTTAG
- a CDS encoding DUF1080 domain-containing protein produces MKKLLAFVLPVFLTGCLIISNLGCSPESSSDDQVIMLFDGTSLEGWNIQPGEEQWWRVNEGMIEGGSLDENVPLNTFITLPQSYQNFELMLNIRIVSGEGAGFKNSGIQIRSQRLPNHHEMIGYQVDAGIGWWGKIYDESRRREVIANPVDEAALKEVVHDWDGWNNYRILAEGPHIRSWINGVAAVDYTEEDPTIPLDGLIGVQAHKGGKFVVQFKDITIRELPPIPGTPTWEGIELKEWPKK; encoded by the coding sequence ATGAAGAAGTTGCTCGCATTTGTCCTGCCGGTCTTTTTAACCGGATGTCTTATCATCTCTAATTTGGGTTGCTCGCCGGAATCCTCGTCTGACGACCAGGTGATCATGCTTTTTGACGGGACATCGCTGGAGGGTTGGAATATTCAGCCGGGAGAGGAACAATGGTGGCGGGTAAATGAGGGCATGATTGAGGGCGGCTCTCTGGATGAAAATGTACCGCTCAACACCTTCATCACGCTTCCACAGTCCTATCAGAATTTTGAACTCATGCTGAATATACGCATCGTCTCCGGCGAGGGCGCGGGATTTAAAAACTCGGGAATCCAGATTCGCAGTCAGCGACTGCCGAATCATCACGAGATGATCGGTTACCAGGTGGATGCTGGCATTGGCTGGTGGGGAAAAATCTACGACGAATCACGTCGCCGCGAAGTGATCGCCAATCCCGTGGACGAAGCGGCCTTGAAAGAAGTGGTCCATGATTGGGATGGCTGGAACAATTACCGCATCTTGGCCGAAGGTCCGCACATCCGCAGCTGGATAAATGGTGTGGCCGCGGTCGACTACACAGAGGAGGATCCGACTATTCCCCTCGACGGTCTAATCGGGGTGCAAGCTCACAAGGGTGGAAAGTTTGTGGTGCAGTTTAAAGATATCACTATTCGGGAACTGCCGCCGATACCAGGCACACCCACCTGGGAAGGGATAGAGTTAAAGGAATGGCCGAAGAAGTGA
- a CDS encoding PrsW family glutamic-type intramembrane protease produces the protein MTHLKSQVFEKSHSRSFLWKLCIGTVLLGIVTGFVLSRFDFKSELSLQSRVETYFSANLSEFSQAGDLQSELTEVVFLLVEDSLKSGEIETEELLTEIPFLSYWILGDGHARFEILFRKYLSAVDFSLVFLFVDALGEEPDAAAQLKELGETNPTPRYANQVLALLESNKELYDNAYPFLLKEGEFSEALWARKQAVINRHYRKDFNALEELANNPDYEDAFDPWIRRELATHNRDWLSTVKWIMIGQLVGLEPGSFILATIAMLVWGTLLLQLGQASRFDKWTPVLCFLGLLLGMLSITPGRFWIVLEDLYLPISEGEDLFHSIVYFIATVGLREEVCKLLLFIPLTPILIRRRNELEFLLVASFVGLGFAYVENFNYLISSMGTGVAGRFLTANFFHISLTGMSGLFFCRMWKTRGYSYNDFLFIFGVAIIAHGLYDALLTHPPMDDGGFIALILFIVFAKYYFKEVHHLREVSKSIISLSASMSFGISLILASLVVYLSIVLNVSQAIQLAFGSFLGSGIILIMFFREFNESLGA, from the coding sequence ATGACGCATCTCAAGTCTCAGGTTTTTGAAAAATCTCATAGCCGTTCTTTTCTCTGGAAGCTTTGTATCGGGACGGTTCTTTTGGGAATCGTAACAGGGTTCGTACTCAGTCGTTTTGATTTCAAGAGTGAGCTTTCGCTTCAATCGCGGGTTGAAACGTATTTTTCTGCAAATCTTTCAGAGTTTTCACAAGCCGGTGACCTTCAGAGTGAATTGACAGAAGTGGTTTTTTTGCTGGTAGAGGATTCATTGAAATCCGGGGAAATTGAAACCGAAGAATTACTGACAGAGATTCCTTTTTTAAGTTATTGGATTCTAGGTGATGGTCATGCCCGGTTTGAAATTTTATTTCGGAAGTACCTTTCAGCGGTCGATTTTAGTTTAGTGTTTTTATTTGTCGATGCGCTGGGCGAAGAGCCCGATGCCGCCGCGCAACTAAAAGAACTCGGGGAAACGAATCCTACTCCACGTTACGCCAATCAAGTACTTGCGCTTTTGGAAAGTAACAAAGAGTTATACGACAACGCGTATCCATTTTTGCTGAAGGAGGGAGAGTTTTCCGAAGCCTTATGGGCAAGAAAACAAGCTGTAATCAATCGTCACTATCGCAAAGACTTTAATGCCTTGGAAGAACTGGCGAATAATCCGGATTATGAGGATGCATTCGATCCCTGGATACGAAGGGAGTTGGCAACTCATAACCGCGATTGGCTATCGACTGTAAAGTGGATTATGATTGGTCAATTAGTCGGGCTTGAGCCGGGCAGCTTTATTTTGGCTACCATTGCCATGCTTGTTTGGGGCACGCTTTTATTGCAGCTTGGTCAGGCAAGTCGTTTCGACAAATGGACACCTGTTCTTTGTTTCCTGGGTTTGCTTTTGGGAATGTTAAGCATAACGCCTGGCCGGTTCTGGATCGTATTGGAGGATCTGTATCTCCCGATATCGGAAGGCGAAGATCTTTTCCACAGTATCGTCTACTTTATTGCTACGGTGGGATTGCGGGAGGAAGTTTGCAAACTGCTTTTGTTTATTCCCCTGACGCCTATCCTGATCAGGCGACGGAACGAACTCGAGTTTCTACTCGTTGCCAGTTTTGTCGGGTTGGGCTTCGCCTACGTAGAAAATTTTAACTACCTGATCAGTTCAATGGGAACCGGCGTCGCGGGTCGTTTTTTAACAGCCAATTTTTTCCATATTTCTCTTACCGGAATGAGTGGATTGTTTTTTTGCCGGATGTGGAAAACCCGGGGGTATAGCTACAACGACTTTCTGTTTATTTTCGGAGTCGCAATAATCGCTCACGGCCTCTACGACGCGCTACTTACTCATCCTCCGATGGATGACGGAGGATTCATCGCCCTGATACTGTTTATAGTTTTCGCAAAATACTATTTCAAGGAAGTGCACCATCTTCGGGAAGTATCCAAGAGCATCATTAGTTTATCAGCCAGTATGAGCTTCGGTATTTCCCTGATCCTGGCCAGCTTGGTAGTTTATTTAAGTATTGTGCTCAATGTATCCCAGGCTATCCAACTCGCTTTCGGCAGTTTTCTGGGAAGCGGCATTATTCTAATTATGTTTTTCAGAGAATTTAACGAATCGCTCGGAGCCTAG
- a CDS encoding DUF4260 domain-containing protein: MKPILLLKLEGLAIFLTSVTAYQTLEFNWWLFLSLFLIPDLFMLGYIINKEIGAILYNVAHTYVLPLILAAVSLGYSRLTLMAISLIWIAHIGFDRLLGYGLKYSTGFKDTHLGILNSGDKILTKHSL, encoded by the coding sequence ATGAAACCCATATTATTACTTAAACTTGAAGGCCTGGCTATTTTCCTGACTTCAGTCACTGCATACCAAACATTAGAATTCAACTGGTGGTTATTCCTTTCATTATTTCTCATTCCCGACCTGTTCATGCTCGGCTATATCATTAATAAGGAAATAGGAGCGATACTGTACAACGTCGCTCATACCTATGTGCTTCCACTTATTCTTGCGGCCGTATCCCTGGGATATTCGCGGCTTACTTTAATGGCAATTTCACTTATTTGGATCGCGCACATTGGATTCGATCGCCTTCTCGGTTACGGATTAAAATATAGTACAGGATTCAAGGATACCCACCTCGGCATTCTTAATTCTGGTGATAAAATCCTCACCAAGCATTCGTTGTAG
- a CDS encoding DUF1549 and DUF1553 domain-containing protein yields MSRRKITPIYLKRLWIVGFLLLSASCLFGTPAEDSFTEEQRAYWVFQPISQPKVPTVRAKDWIRNPIDAFILQGIESRKLTPANEADRRTLIRRASLDLLGLPPTPEAVDAFINDPAPNAYEKLIDQLLESPRYGERYARHWLDLVRYADTDGFKADVLRPNAWRYRDYVIESLNSDKSYAQFVQEQIAGDELYPNNDEAKKATGYLRLWPYEDNQPDMTRHWEATLDDIADVSGDVFLGMSMKCARCHDHKFDAITQKDYFRFRSFFSAISPWEDIHLGGEDADKRYRTELATWESMTLGIRTEMEALKVGPLEKEKALARAKLPTYMKEILDKPERTPYEEQLTRFAYKLIDSRSEIRFQAELDKEEKVRWAALEKELRAFDAYKPQREQVAAVKDIGATAPKSYLEGKNGRELIEPGYLSILDPQDATIVSLNNVSETTGQRATLALWLTDEENPLSVRVMVNRLWQWHFGTGIVPSSNDFGVLGGEPSHPELLDWLSRKFVEEGWSLKSMHRLMMTSATYRQSSTPRDADIAEKADADNRYLSWMPVRRMDAEQLRDALLSVSGEIDTTMGGPAVEEENSPRRSIYVINKRNKEMTMMNSFDTPDLHNSCSLRDVTTTPIQALALLNGDWTLSRAKQFADQVLSKQGASTEDRITTAYLTALGRGPTEEDIIDARNFLESVEPKGDAYRTAWADFCHVLMNTNEFVYSN; encoded by the coding sequence ATGAGTAGAAGAAAGATTACCCCTATTTATCTCAAACGATTATGGATCGTTGGTTTCCTGCTGCTCTCAGCAAGCTGCTTATTCGGGACTCCTGCGGAAGATTCTTTCACGGAGGAGCAACGCGCTTACTGGGTTTTCCAACCCATCTCACAACCGAAGGTTCCGACGGTGCGGGCCAAGGATTGGATCAGAAATCCTATCGATGCTTTCATTTTGCAAGGCATCGAAAGTCGCAAACTGACTCCGGCAAATGAGGCTGATCGACGCACCTTAATCCGCCGAGCCAGCCTGGACTTATTGGGGTTGCCTCCGACGCCTGAAGCAGTCGACGCCTTTATCAATGACCCGGCACCCAATGCGTATGAAAAGCTAATCGACCAGCTTCTTGAATCACCACGCTATGGAGAACGTTATGCCCGCCATTGGCTGGACCTCGTCCGCTATGCGGACACGGACGGATTCAAAGCGGATGTTCTTCGACCCAATGCCTGGCGCTACCGGGATTATGTGATTGAATCGCTAAACAGCGACAAGTCCTATGCGCAATTTGTGCAGGAGCAGATCGCCGGCGACGAACTTTATCCGAACAATGACGAGGCCAAAAAAGCCACCGGATATTTACGCCTCTGGCCGTATGAGGATAATCAACCGGACATGACCCGTCATTGGGAAGCCACACTGGATGACATCGCCGATGTTTCCGGAGATGTGTTTCTTGGGATGAGCATGAAGTGTGCGCGTTGTCACGACCACAAGTTTGATGCGATTACCCAAAAAGATTACTTTCGATTTCGATCATTCTTTTCCGCAATTTCACCATGGGAGGACATTCACCTCGGTGGCGAGGATGCGGATAAAAGGTACCGTACGGAATTAGCAACGTGGGAAAGTATGACCCTGGGTATACGCACCGAAATGGAGGCTCTAAAAGTTGGACCCTTGGAAAAGGAGAAGGCTTTAGCCAGAGCAAAACTTCCAACATATATGAAGGAAATTTTGGATAAGCCTGAACGCACGCCCTACGAGGAGCAACTCACTCGTTTTGCCTATAAATTAATCGACTCTCGATCGGAAATCAGATTCCAGGCGGAATTAGACAAAGAAGAGAAGGTGCGTTGGGCAGCATTGGAAAAAGAACTTCGGGCGTTCGACGCTTACAAACCTCAACGTGAACAAGTTGCCGCGGTCAAGGATATCGGAGCAACAGCCCCCAAGTCCTACCTCGAAGGCAAAAACGGACGTGAACTTATTGAGCCCGGATACCTCTCCATTTTGGATCCGCAAGACGCCACCATCGTCTCATTGAATAACGTCTCTGAAACAACCGGGCAACGTGCGACCCTCGCGCTCTGGCTGACAGATGAAGAAAATCCATTGAGCGTGCGAGTCATGGTAAACCGTTTGTGGCAGTGGCATTTCGGAACCGGAATCGTACCTTCGAGTAATGACTTCGGTGTTCTCGGCGGGGAACCCTCCCACCCCGAGTTACTGGACTGGTTGTCACGAAAGTTCGTTGAAGAGGGATGGAGCCTAAAATCCATGCACCGTTTGATGATGACTTCTGCAACCTATCGACAAAGCTCGACTCCCAGAGATGCCGATATCGCAGAGAAGGCGGATGCAGACAATCGCTACTTGTCCTGGATGCCGGTTCGGCGCATGGATGCGGAACAATTGCGCGACGCTCTCCTTTCGGTCAGTGGTGAGATCGATACCACCATGGGCGGCCCCGCTGTAGAAGAAGAGAATTCTCCGCGCCGATCCATTTATGTGATCAATAAGCGCAACAAAGAAATGACGATGATGAACTCATTCGATACTCCCGACCTTCACAACAGCTGTTCACTTCGTGACGTCACTACAACTCCGATACAAGCTCTGGCATTGTTAAACGGCGATTGGACCCTATCACGGGCCAAACAATTTGCAGACCAGGTTTTAAGTAAACAAGGAGCCAGCACTGAAGACCGGATTACCACGGCTTACCTTACGGCCTTAGGCCGTGGTCCGACCGAAGAGGACATCATCGATGCACGTAACTTTCTTGAATCAGTAGAACCCAAAGGTGATGCGTACAGGACAGCCTGGGCAGACTTCTGTCATGTATTGATGAACACCAACGAATTTGTTTACAGCAATTAA
- a CDS encoding MBOAT family protein, whose translation MPLVGLMLGSLFLRRELPPWVFMWCIAFALFFGFKWAVFMEWVTRRKKIRSYDAFRFFLLWPGMDIGEFLGAKGKAVRATLFEWLVAILKTVLGALLVWGLTPQIEDPFSRAWSGMVGLILMLHFGSFQLLSIVWRIFDVKAEPIMKSPLLSRTLSEFWSVRWNRAFNNLANAYFFKPIYRKMGLPCAVVFTFLMSGLIHDLVISIPAGGGYGLPTLYFAFQGLGIIAERSKPGKQLGISDGVGGIIFTWLILVAPVFLLFHTSFLYEVMNPFLDFLLL comes from the coding sequence TTGCCTTTGGTCGGACTCATGCTTGGCAGCTTGTTCCTTCGAAGAGAACTTCCACCCTGGGTTTTTATGTGGTGTATCGCGTTCGCCTTGTTCTTCGGATTCAAATGGGCGGTTTTTATGGAGTGGGTCACTAGGAGAAAAAAGATCCGGTCCTACGATGCTTTTCGATTTTTTCTTCTTTGGCCGGGCATGGATATTGGTGAATTTCTCGGAGCCAAAGGAAAGGCTGTGCGAGCGACATTATTCGAATGGTTGGTGGCCATCCTTAAAACCGTTCTTGGAGCGTTGCTGGTTTGGGGTCTCACACCGCAAATTGAAGATCCCTTTTCCCGCGCATGGTCCGGTATGGTGGGATTGATCCTTATGCTTCATTTCGGTAGCTTTCAATTGCTTTCCATTGTGTGGCGCATTTTCGATGTGAAAGCGGAACCCATCATGAAATCACCGTTACTCAGTCGTACGTTAAGTGAATTCTGGAGTGTACGTTGGAACCGGGCATTCAACAATTTGGCAAACGCGTATTTCTTTAAACCCATCTATCGAAAGATGGGGCTTCCTTGCGCCGTTGTATTCACGTTTCTGATGTCCGGTCTCATTCATGACCTGGTGATCTCAATTCCCGCAGGAGGTGGCTATGGGCTTCCTACTTTGTATTTTGCCTTCCAAGGCCTCGGTATTATAGCAGAGAGAAGCAAACCAGGAAAACAGCTAGGTATCTCTGACGGCGTGGGCGGAATCATCTTTACCTGGCTAATCCTTGTTGCGCCTGTGTTCCTACTATTTCACACTAGCTTTTTATACGAAGTCATGAATCCATTTTTAGACTTCTTACTACTATGA
- a CDS encoding Ig-like domain-containing protein, which translates to MWGDIDGDFKAEVLVLTKRSVRTANHYQVKTWDAVNGYKDVAAPEVRTYRGFVEDDPDMRVNANIELGGLLNANLSDGRNINIRLTTQSVTVTGPEGTSNPGTGNVVVPLKVDRISPTSRGFIVPRHIMRRIQMGAGHQSSWDDIMQSAGSCLGTGTVERMIDHSHVALEAAAPAVVYGTALPPFAMEDGGNTQMDQPLEIDLLENDYDGNGDDIFLEQVDSVTSRGGRVEVVEGGKVRYTPLPGFLGMDEFTYQVSDSDGLTNRHGYAKIFVRNNGLATRIRFDETSGSIARDSGPYRAHGLLTDGLCFCHSESGQLDSALERTVEDGVAASADFEGVGDPMDGSLSVSLWVKYRQAPTEEGILICKGGTVIKSRFDNPRGGWFIGHTATGGFRFAGNLQRDLWQNTEKFDRESNAPIKAETWYHLVMVIDRPNQVIRAWVNNEEILNSNWTSFVPDGLINSSHSPLVIFSSEEQQDQGEWFGPVTIDEIQIYNNVLTSEDVALLNDVVLDSDNDELPDHWEFLNFGTIEMVNATRNNDGDGATDLDEYIARTDPKLNSEYLRTHLVQQNPSSRELIWQSIPGVSYQIEYSQSLEVESWESIGSDLNGLEGYTSWIDSDLERMDSELGFYRVKVVR; encoded by the coding sequence GTGTGGGGGGATATTGATGGAGATTTCAAGGCTGAGGTGTTGGTGCTTACGAAGCGCTCGGTGAGGACGGCCAACCACTATCAGGTTAAAACCTGGGATGCCGTAAACGGTTATAAGGATGTGGCGGCGCCCGAGGTTCGGACCTATCGCGGATTTGTCGAGGACGATCCGGATATGCGAGTGAATGCCAACATTGAATTGGGAGGATTACTCAATGCCAATCTCAGCGATGGTCGAAATATTAATATTCGACTGACCACTCAATCGGTTACGGTGACGGGTCCGGAGGGTACCTCGAATCCGGGGACGGGCAATGTAGTTGTTCCCTTGAAGGTGGATCGAATCTCTCCGACCTCCAGGGGATTTATTGTTCCGAGACACATCATGCGTCGCATTCAGATGGGTGCCGGTCATCAGTCCTCGTGGGACGACATCATGCAAAGCGCTGGTTCTTGTTTGGGAACCGGTACAGTGGAGCGAATGATAGATCACAGTCATGTCGCGCTGGAAGCTGCGGCACCCGCTGTTGTTTATGGTACAGCTCTTCCTCCTTTCGCCATGGAAGACGGTGGCAACACCCAGATGGATCAACCCCTGGAAATTGATTTATTGGAGAATGATTACGACGGTAACGGAGACGACATTTTTCTGGAGCAAGTAGATTCGGTCACCTCACGTGGAGGACGCGTTGAAGTCGTGGAAGGTGGCAAGGTTCGTTATACGCCACTCCCAGGATTCCTCGGTATGGATGAGTTTACTTACCAGGTATCGGATTCGGATGGACTGACCAATCGGCATGGTTACGCAAAAATATTTGTGCGGAATAATGGTCTGGCGACCCGTATTCGATTTGATGAAACGAGTGGTTCTATTGCCAGGGACTCTGGGCCGTATAGAGCTCATGGATTACTGACAGACGGATTGTGTTTCTGCCATTCAGAATCAGGTCAGCTCGATTCTGCGTTGGAAAGAACGGTTGAGGATGGAGTAGCAGCGAGTGCCGACTTTGAAGGTGTGGGTGATCCTATGGATGGAAGTTTGAGCGTTTCGCTCTGGGTTAAATATAGACAGGCACCGACAGAAGAAGGGATATTGATCTGTAAGGGTGGAACCGTGATTAAAAGTCGCTTCGACAATCCGCGCGGTGGATGGTTTATCGGACACACCGCGACTGGTGGTTTTCGCTTTGCGGGAAATCTGCAACGTGACCTTTGGCAGAACACAGAAAAATTTGATAGAGAATCAAACGCTCCCATCAAGGCAGAAACCTGGTATCACTTAGTTATGGTAATCGACCGTCCAAATCAGGTGATTCGAGCTTGGGTAAACAATGAGGAAATCTTGAATTCGAACTGGACCAGCTTTGTGCCCGATGGATTGATCAATAGTTCCCACAGTCCCCTGGTTATTTTCAGTAGTGAAGAACAACAGGATCAGGGCGAATGGTTTGGTCCTGTAACCATCGATGAGATTCAGATTTATAACAACGTGCTAACTTCAGAGGATGTTGCCTTGCTCAATGACGTGGTACTCGACTCCGACAACGATGAGCTTCCCGACCACTGGGAGTTTCTCAACTTTGGGACTATCGAAATGGTGAATGCCACCAGAAATAACGACGGCGATGGAGCCACTGATCTGGATGAATATATCGCTCGAACTGATCCGAAACTGAATTCGGAATATCTGCGAACCCATTTAGTCCAACAGAATCCTTCGAGCCGGGAATTGATCTGGCAAAGTATTCCCGGCGTAAGTTACCAAATCGAATATTCTCAATCACTCGAAGTAGAATCCTGGGAGTCAATTGGAAGTGATCTTAATGGACTGGAAGGGTATACTAGCTGGATCGATTCAGATCTCGAACGAATGGACAGTGAGCTGGGATTTTATAGAGTGAAGGTGGTAAGGTGA